A single Rhopalosiphum padi isolate XX-2018 chromosome 4, ASM2088224v1, whole genome shotgun sequence DNA region contains:
- the LOC132930628 gene encoding uncharacterized protein LOC132930628, whose protein sequence is MDFNGQTDELSPNKNEGNHGRHDAHKHHDTMGEIVQGQEFPNNVKNSFVDSVDNHVKEVNPHSESLGTHQIGKDGNCVERDLLPHSTT, encoded by the exons ATGGACTTCAACGGGCAAACTGACGA gTTATCGCCAAACAAAAATGAGGGAAATCACGGTCGGCATGATGCTCACAAACATCATGACACAATGGGTGAA atTGTACAAGGCCAAGAGTTTCCGAACAATGTGAAGAATAGTTTTGTTGATTC ggTTGATAATCATGTGAAAGAAGTAAATCCACATTCTGAAAGCTTGGGCACACATCAAATTGGCAAGGATGGAAACTGTGTAGAACGAGACCTTTTACCTCACAGCaccacttaa
- the LOC132930626 gene encoding alpha-tubulin N-acetyltransferase 1-like, with product MQFKFDSHNHVGQVLKIDNTMTAEGYEKNYDLKNKLRLIIDEIGKMSAVAQELELPITSANKLINSDNVIYMMTEQNTPINFVVVGILKMGWKKLYLYNKNGTRSETMVYCLLDFYIHESKQRQGYGKRLIEYMLQDMKLDVKQLVIDTPTTTLLQFMWKNFHLSKLVNQGNNFVIYEEFFDEFDQNHDNTGNRTSGYNRPPTFGRHGAHKHHDSMGEIIQDTGAPSSVKHDHVNNFVHDQFTKFKPHTEEALGSLQINKYGDYVERDLKYHHSST from the exons ATGCAGTTTAAATTTGATAGTCACAACCACGTCGGACAGGTGCTGAAGATCGACAATACGATGACGGCTGAGGGATACGAGAAAAATTACGA tttgaaaaacaaattacgATTGATAATTGACGAGATTGGTAAAATGTCGGCTGTGGCTCAAGAATTAGAGTTGCCGATTACCAGTGCCAACAAGCTCATCAATTCTGATAATGTTATTTACATGATGACTGAACAAAATACACCTAT taattttgttgttgttggaATTTTGAAAATGGGATGGAAAAAGTTGTACCTTTACAACAAAAATGGTACTCGTTCAGAAACCATGGTTTATTGTTTGTTGGATTTTTACATCCATGAGTCTAAACAGCGTCAAGGTTACGGAAAACGATTGATTGAATACATGTTACAG gataTGAAATTGGATGTTAAGCAATTGGTTATTGATACTCCAACTACTACTTTATTGCAGTTTATGTGGAAAAATTTCCATCTATCCAAATTAGTAAACCAGGgaaacaattttgttatttatgagGAATTCTTTGATGAAT TTGATCAAAATCATGACAATACTGGAaatag AACATCAGGGTATAATCGTCCACCTACATTTGGACGCCATGGAGCTCATAAACATCATGATTCAATGGGTGAA attataCAAGATACAGGAGCTCCTTCTTCTGTGAAGCACGACCATGTCaataattt TGTTCATGACCAATTCACTAAATTTAAACCACATACTGAAGAAGCTTTAGGCTCACTTCAAATCAACAAATATGGTGATTATGTGGAGCGAGATCTTAAATACCATCACAGCTCAACATGA